The Lycium barbarum isolate Lr01 chromosome 12, ASM1917538v2, whole genome shotgun sequence genome includes a region encoding these proteins:
- the LOC132622194 gene encoding uncharacterized protein LOC132622194, translated as MEGCNNKHHSFFQDIKSRELHGFPVKKRPYMSIESSEVNQIGAVAVEHDGNTPPPMAISFCKTTKNSHILAVADEGGYVSLYNTRLKFPSSSTHRQNAEKAKMSEWVAHDNAIFDVCWIKDDTNILTASGDQCIKVWDVQEKQCIRTLMGHTGSVKSICPHPTNQDIIVSGSRDGSFSLWDLRSSCSSSQKFYTPSIAAVHKAHISPCQRRVKGGKASSMSITSVLYLKDEISIATAGAVDSVIKFWDTRNLKSPVLQACPHPEASSNKGKRLHGVSSLSQDLNGVFIAASCMDSRIYLYNVLQAENGPVKSFTGCQINSFFVKSAISPDAAHVLGGSSDGNAYIWLVNKPLADPTILKSHDGEVTAVDWCPSETGKVATASDDFTARFWNIQSSCYSNTRSPSSIRRRVMALSSMERRKLFTDDKPARIKNDSDGCHSNIACNENFGSPTKTTEISTPESKKKKHSQGFEVEENLGKTPEAAIKSPSSVLNPPSSLKRTIRDYFLMT; from the exons ATGGAAGGATGTAATAATAAGCATCACTCCTTTTTCCAAGACATCAAATCAAGAGAGCTTCATGGATTCCCAG TTAAAAAAAGACCATATATGAGCATTGAATCTTCTGAAGTCAACCAAATTGGTGCTGTGGCTGTTGAGCACGATGGCAACACACCGCCTCCCATGGCCATTTCCTTCTGCAAG ACAACTAAAAATTCTCATATTCTTGCTGTTGCTGATGAGGGTGGATATGTTAGCTTGTATAATACCCGGTTGAAGTTTCCTTCATCATCGACACACCGGCAAAATGCAG AAAAAGCTAAGATGTCAGAGTGGGTTGCTCATGATAATGCTATATTTGATGTATGTTGGATAAAG GATGATACCAATATCTTAACTGCTTCAGGCGATCAATGT ATAAAGGTATGGGATGTACAAGAAAAGCAATGTATTAGAACATTAATGGGTCACACCGGGAGTGTAAAATCCATTTGTCCTCATCCTACAAATCAGG ATATTATTGTATCTGGTTCAAGAGATGGGTCCTTTTCCCTATGGGACCTGAGGAGCTCGTGCAGCAGCAGTCAGAAATTTTACACACC GTCAATTGCAGCAGTCCACAAGGCTCACATTTCTCCTTGTCAGAGGCGGGTTAAAGGTGGAAAG GCTTCTTCTATGAGTATTACTTCGGTCCTTTACCTGAAAGATGAGATTTCCATTGCTACTGCTGGAGCAGTTGACAG TGTCATAAAGTTCTGGGATACTAGGAATCTGAAGAGTCCTGTTCTCCAGGCATGTCCTCATCCTGAAGCGTCATCTAATAAG ggAAAGCGATTACATGGAGTATCTAGTTTATCTCAAGATTTAAATGGCGTGTTTATTGCTGCTTCATGCATGGACAGCAG AATCTACCTCTACAATGTGCTTCAGGCAGAAAATGGGCCAGTGAAAAGTTTCACAGGATgccaaattaattcattttttGTTAAG tCAGCAATAAGTCCTGATGCAGCTCATGTACTCGGTGGTTCCAGCGATGGAAATGCGTATATATGGCTG GTGAACAAACCTCTAGCAGATCCCACTATATTGAAAAGCCATGATGGAGAAGTTACAGCAGTAGACTG GTGCCCATCAGAGACAGGAAAAGTTGCTACTGCATCAGATGATTTCACG GCGCGGTTTTGGAACATCCAAAGCAGTTGTTACTCAAACACAAGATCTCCATCATCCATTCGAAGAAGAGTAATGGCACTTTCTAGCATGGAGCGTCGCAAACTGTTTACTGATGATAAACCAGCAAGGATCAAGAATGATTCTGATGGTTGTCATTCAAATATAGCATGTAACGAAAACTTCGGTAGTCCAACTAAGACTACTGAAATCAGCACTCCAGAGTCAAAGAAGAAAAAACATTCACAGGGTTTTGAAGTTGAAGAGAACTTAGGGAAAACTCCAGAAGCTGCAATCAAGAGCCCTTCTTCTGTTCTGAATCCTCCCTCCTCTTTGAAGAGGACAATTAGAGATTACTTCTTAATGACTTGA
- the LOC132624384 gene encoding uncharacterized protein LOC132624384: MTDTGATFHSAFSITNVKSLVPFTLDIENGPYHSWVALFKVQARVHNLMHHILPPTEATTKVKIDVLRAVDPELYDRLDAAVLQWIYGTISPELLQAILVKDDTAAKAWQRLEAIFQDNKGSRATHLEEELAAVSLDNFSSADAYCNHVKTLADRLADVDAPVANSRLVLRLIGGLPEAYSGTVDFVQNQDPLPPFESIRSLIKLAERTLKNRLSKEAGGNATFIASTGGAQQGNMDHVNSISQNNFSSNSNHGRNNNNKNKKKNNGKNNRQNRRGGGGQNAGRGTNQWQPRHVLLQYPPYGQWPPQWAAPPCPYPTAPRQ, encoded by the coding sequence ATGACTGACACAGGAGCAACGTTTCACTCTGCCTTCTCCATAACCAATGTAAAATCTCTCGTTCCTTTCACATTGGACATTGAAAATGGTCCATATCATTCATGGGTGGCGTTATTTAAGGTGCAAGCCCGAGTGCATAACCTGATGCATCACATTCTCCCCCCTACAGAGGCCACGACTAAGGTCAAAATTGATGTCTTACGGGCAGTTGATCCTGAACTCTATGATCGTCTTGATGCGGCAGTCTTACAGTGGATATATGGTACGATCTCTCCTGAATTACTTCAAGCCATATTGGTGAAAGATGACACCGCGGCGAAAGCTTGGCAGAGGTTGGAGGCCATCTTTCAAGACAACAAGGGTTCTAGGGCAACCCATCTCGAGGAAGAACTTGCTGCTGTCTCTCTCGATAATTTTTCAAGTGCGGATGCGTATTGCAACCATGTGAAAACCTTGGCGGACAGGCTGGCTGATGTGGATGCTCCGGTGGCAAATAGTCGCCTTGTCTTGCGACTCATTGGTGGTCTTCCAGAGGCCTACTCTGGCACAGTTGATTTTGTCCAAAATCAAGACCCGTTACCGCCTTTTGAAAGCATTCGATCCCTAATAAAACTGGCGGAACGTACGCTCAAAAATCGTCTCTCCAAGGAAGCTGGCGGGAATGCGACTTTTATTGCCTCTACTGGTGGTGCCCAACAAGGTAACATGGACCATGTTAACTCCATCTCTCAGAATAATTTTTCTTCAAACTCCAATCATGGCAGGAATAATAACAATAAGAACAAGAAGAAAAATAATGGAAAGAACAATAGGCAAAACCGCCGCGGTGGGGGTGGCCAGAACGCTGGCCGCGGCACCAACCAGTGGCAGCCGCGCCACGTCCTCCTACAGTACCCTCCATATGGGCAGTGGCCGCCACAGTGGGCAGCTCCACCCTGCCCCTACCCGACTGCTCCACGGCAGTAG
- the LOC132624795 gene encoding cyclin-dependent protein kinase inhibitor SMR6-like — MGFSKKNQMEVTKEENKKWVIAGITILAPLRPISTKPTREDCEDEEKECPTTPTARNSRIPERLPCPPAPMKRRPKSTCHYNSVREFFNPPDLESVFIRHVERAS; from the coding sequence ATGGGATTTTCAAAAAAGAACCAAATGGAAGTAACCAAAGAAGAAAACAAGAAATGGGTAATTGCTGGAATTACAATTCTTGCACCATTGAGACCAATTTCAACTAAACCAACAAGAGAAGATTGTGAAGATGAAGAAAAAGAATGTCCAACAACACCAACTGCAAGAAATTCAAGAATACCTGAAAGACTTCCTTGTCCACCAGCACCAATGAAACGCAGGCCAAAATCCACGTGTCATTATAATAGTGTTAGGGAGTTTTTTAATCCACCTGATCTTGAATCTGTATTTATACGTCATGTGGAGAGAGCTAGTTAA